The Salvelinus namaycush isolate Seneca chromosome 5, SaNama_1.0, whole genome shotgun sequence genome segment CTTTATTTTCAAAAAtcgaatttcttcttaactttttGCTTAACATAAGAAACAGCGCAATAACATTTCCAATAACCTTtttgaggaatagcaactttgcttaactttctTCTTACGTCTATAGTTAAGGAAAAAATTGCTTCTTAAGGTTTTGTGAATCCGGACCCTGATCTTCATAAAGACAGTAAACAATGACGTGTATTTTTTTTATGCTTATCTGACCAGAATGATGACGGCTGCCAAAGGTGTGTGTCTGCGGACGTGGATCATGGACAGAACCTCAGGGAGATGGCCTTCTCGTGATGCCACATAAAACATTCTAGAATGACCAACACAATCTTCAGGGTTACATGAGAAAATGTGAAATACTACAAAAACAACACTTCACCATCGTCAGAGCCAAAaaaaaaagcaacaacaaaataaaatatatataatatactgtattatTGTCGAATACACTGGATAGGTACAGTGAAatctgttgttttacagggtcagccatagtagtacggcgcccAAGAACTCACTCTTTTGTTATTCCTCTATTAAAAGTTGGCAGTGTCTAAGTAAAGCAATGTCAGCTATTTTGTTTTCACTATACCACCATACTGCGTATTCTATGTTCGACCTCCACATCCAAACTTCTGCATAACACAGTTTGgcagttgaatgaaaaaaaagtgGTGAGATTCCTCACGCACAGTTGTGTGTCAGGGAGGCAAGGCATTTTGTCATTCTCCTTGGCAGGAAAAGATAGCCACGGCTGTGGTTTGACACCTGTGTTGACGCAGCCCACCTTGAGAATGCGAACAAGCAGCCGTTCATCGTACCGAAGCACGACAAGGCTACAAATATCGGCACTGCCACCGAAAGGTTCCCCATCGTCTTCTCTGCAAATGTCTGCACacaaaacagacagagagagagacagagcgagagagacagagaaatagtaTGAACCAAATAGGGACAAAGAGATACAGAGGAAGATTCTCAATTCACTGAACATCTAGTGTAAGAACATTGGTAGCTAAATGCATTCAGTCTTTTCTTAAGAGCAGCATCACTGACCTTTTAAACTGTAATGAAACAAACTCCTTTAAAAAGGCCTGATCAGATCAGAGCCCTTTTAGTGAATGAATCTCCCCCTATACCAAACTGGCCGGAGAACAGCGTGCAGACTAATTTTAGGCTCTGTCTAAGACTATGCAATTTACACTGGACCTAATGTAATTATTATTGAGAGGGATGGACTGTGTGGAATCACATTAGTCCATACTGGGAAGCAGAGGTGTTGGGCTTGGCGTCCCACTAATGATGAAAGGTTAAGAGCAGTTTAGAGTGCAGGAAAGCAACACCGCTGATCAGTCACTCCTCAGAGCTAGATGGAATTAGGCCCAGACGACCGAGGTGTAAGACTGCAGTCATTACACCTCAAGTGTATCAATACATCACGCACAGAAATCTATAGGactccggggggggggggggggggggggggggggggtagtaagaTCAGTGTCAATGAAATCGGCCGATAGACAGAGAGTTTGTTAGATGCCTTACCACGGCGACGGATTGCGAGGCCAACAGCTCCTCTGCTGACATCACAGTGTAGTACGCCACATTGGTCAGCACGTAGCCGGAAGTGACTATCGCCATGGAGATACAGATGGCCAATGGCACAGTCCTGAGGATATGCACAAATTTGAGACCGACAACCCAATCAAAATATAACTTGATCTCACCTTACGGTCAGGCAAGCCGGTGTAAATGAGATATGAAATGAGAAACTCACTTTTCTGGATTCTCCACTTCCTCAGTCACAAAGTTAAGGTAAAACCTGTTGGATAAAAGTTAGAGATTTACAACAATATGACATTAGGATACAGATAACAAGAGCTCATGACAAGTCAATAATGCATTACACCTGTTGGCGTTATGCAAAGTGTCACCTAGAATTAGATATAAGAGCTAGTTATGCTATAAGAAGTCCATACCTACCACCCAGAATAGGCGTACATCCCAGAGTAGAAGGCCAGAGGAAGACCTGTGAGCTTGATATTACTGACCTCAAACGCATTCTCAAAGTTCTTAGTCTCgcctgtatgcacacacacagagtgagacacacacacacacaaagcaggaATTACACAAACACCAAAGAATACCGATTCTAGTTGATTGTTTGACTAGGTGCATTTTTCTAAGTGTATCAGTATGGGTATGTGTAAGAATGCACCCCCAAGAGCATTCCAATACAATACACACTTATGTAGTGTATTTCTGTCCAATGGAACACACTTCCAAAGGGGCAGATAATAACCCTCTAAAAGCAGAAATGCACTGATGTTCAATGAACATTGGTATGGCAGAACATAAAGTCTGTTAGCTATGTATAGGCCTGCAGCCACTCTGTAGTTAGCCTGTAATGTGTCGACCAGGTACTCTATAGCCATTACACACCGTGGAGTTGAGTAATCGTCTAGTTAAAGTACACCTGGCATCTGTGGAATGTCCctgtaacaaacaaacaaatataaCCCTATGTACCACAAACGGGGTTTCAAGGTTTTTGATGAGAGCCAAGAAAGAGTGTCAGATTCAATGTGATGTGAGCATATGCATGCCATTTGTGTTGTTTTAATCCAGTGTAAAATacatgatgatggtgatggtgatgatgaggatgatgaggatgatgatgatgattaatgTGATAATGAGGCTGATGacgatgataatgatgatgaggatgaatgtcatgatgatgatgattaatgTGATAATGAGGATGATGATAAGGATGAATGTGATAATGAGGATGAatgtgatgatgaggatgatgatgatgaggatgatgatggtgatgattaATGTGAAAATTaggatgatgacgatgatgaggatgataatgatgatgaggatgaatgtgatgatgatgattaatgtgaggatgaggaggatgagaaTGAGaaggatgatgatgaagatgaggatgatgatgaggattaAGATGATGAAGGCTAACCTTTGAAGAGCATATAGAGGCCAGGTACGATGATGATGGCTATAGCCAGAAGCTTGCAGAAGGTGAGGAAGATCTGAATCCTGTTTGTCCAGCTCGTACTCATACTGTTGAGATACATCACTGACGCTGTGgagtagtacacacacacacacacacacacacacacacacacacacacacacacacacacacacacacacacaaacacacatatacttTATGTGAAACTGACCGGTATCTTACATTCAGCTGAACCATCTCACTGATAAGCACTAAAATCCTATATTCCAAACGTTTGTTCAATTCAATATAATACTGTAGCATAAATCTTAGACATACTTATTCCTATAGAGGTGGCCAGTTTGATAGCAATCTCTGGCACTCCACACGGCATGAATATAGGCTCCAGGATATATTGTCCGAAGGCCAGGGATATCACTGCCAACCCTGCAGGTCTAGAACAAACAACACCATCACACACAGACCCCAAAACACTGACCCAAAAATACACATGCAGCCAACACGTCGACCGGAAATGCTGACGCACAAAGCTGTGAGATCTGGGGCCGCATGCACTGTTCAGAGTGTTGGGAGCATTTGACCTCCAACTGACCTGTCTTACACAACCTCACACTTGTTTATAACAGTCAATTAACTATTATTACTGATATTCAGTGGTTACTAACTCAAAGATGTCTGTTAGATTCAGTTGAGAGAAAAACATTAAAAAAGATATGATTATTATTGATATGAAATGGATACAATAGAGATAAAGTACTTAAAGTACATTGGGTACAAACACATAACTAAAGGTACTCTGTGGTCCAGAATGAAATGGCAAATGTTATGTATTCAAAATATCTGGAACAAATCTGGTCAGACATGTAGAAGCTAATAACCGTTAAACTTAATTCTCAGAACTATGAGACATTATTACACTACACAGCAGGTAGACGTACACACTAAGTATCTAAAATAGCAAACGCACTTTTCTTCCACATGTCCAAGTGAATCAATTCCAGTGTTTTCTATTGATCTTGGCTCTAATAAGAATCTAATAACTGTTTCCCAGTCGGTGGGCTCATCCCCGATCACTGTTCATTTCCCAAATACCCAAAACCATACGTCCCCCCTAGCCCGATGATACTctgcagtacagtatagtatagcaggTTTGTTTACACTGCTCTGCTACCACGGGTATCAACGGACTAGGATGGGATCAGAGAGGCTTTACTACCTGTACAACACTGAGATCAACGCTAGAATGCCCCTCCCCTTCTCACAAACAGACAGTATAGAGTGATATGCACACACTGTATTGCAAGTGTCTACCCCACttcctgcctctgtctctgtctctgtcacacacacacacacacacacacacacacacacacacacacacacacacacacacacacacacacacacacacacacacacacacacacacacacacacacacacacacacacacacacacaataaatactttcacacacacatacctgatGGCGATGATGTCAGCCCAGAGACGTATGAAGGCCATTTGTGGTCCAAAGGCCTCCAGAATATAGGTATAATGTCCTCCAGATTTCTTGATGCTGGTTCCCAGCTCTGCATAGGACAGGGCCCCTGggataggagagagggaaaggtttAGGACAGGAAACTGGCTACCCATCTACAACAACAAACAGGTAAGTGGCTACTGTAAGAGGAAAATGTGATTCCTTGTATTTTTCATTGTATGCATTGTACAGGTGTAGGACCTCAATTTCATCCCTCTttttgctgagaattttccaggagatgcagatgagcttcgtgatttacataaattgACTGAATACCAACACTAACATATGGTTATATTAAccgtattgcacttttcatgtagcctacttttggccagtTAATAGCCTAACCACTGCTCAAGAAACATAAACGTTCAaattctgttgctgcaggattattttgctgtgacagtATAGGTCAAATTACAGGGACACTAGGATTTTGTCATTTTAACGTGTCTGCGTTCAATATGAAGGAAGTTAGTTAGCATTGACTCACAAACTACCGCTAACTTCGTTCCTACTACTTGCAGAgaaataaaaatggtatccacgcgttcatctgactctgggtaagtagtatccctttaagatcctacaactctgtgtgtgtgtgtgtgtgtgcgtgcgagttcacgtctgtctgtctgtgcgtgcgtgcgtgcgtgcgtgcgtcagagcgagagagagaaagagagagagaaaatgcaaGATAGGTTAACGTAAAGGGTAATTGAGGTTTCAGCAGTTTGATGGTTAGTTAGAAGGCAGTAGCTACAATAACGCTGTTGTAATTACAGTTTCACGATGAAATAATACTAGGGTAGAAGCGGAAGCTTTCCCATAGCAGCAGACAGTTAGCAAAGTTCATCCATCCCCCTAAGCTTTAAATCACATTCATTGTCTCAAGAAAAGCTGCTTTACAAGTTTAGCACTTTGTTTAAGGAGGCATCAGCTCTAGTGTCTTCAAGGAAGGGGAAGCAAGGGAGTCGTAACCCAATAGACTGAACTGCAATAAAAACACAAAAGCTCCTTCCCCGTACCTTCAGGTCACTGGCATCATAAAACCCCTCTGCACACCTTTACTCAGGTCTGTCTccttcctccctgcctctctccctgagGAGGTGGGGTGTCGTCGTGGCGACAAACACGTGTGACTCACCAAACAGAGACAGTACTCCACAGGCGATCCACACCACCAGAGACATTCCAACACTCCCAGAGTTCTTCAAGATTCCCTTGGGAGAGATGAAGATTCCCGCGCCGATGATGGTCCCTATGATGATGGAGATTCCCCGAAGTAGGGTCACCTTCTTCTTAAGCTCTACCTTTCCGTGCAGGGCGTCAGGGTCCTCTTTTGGGACAGGGGTATCCCCTGGGTGTCCCCCATTTTGGGGGGTGTTGTTCACCCCAGTCCCCTCACCATTAACTGACCTCCTGGTCATTCTTGaactctcttacacacacacacacacacacacacacacactctctctctctaacacctgCAGTGTTTCTCACACACCCTCTCTTCAACACAAGATATGTCATAAACAAGCCCCTCACACTCCCTTCTGGCACGCTAGGTCCCAAATCAACCTTAGTGTTTTTCCTTCTGTCTTCAGTGACCTGCTGTTGAGACTACAGAACAGTAAGTTACTCTGACAAAGCAGGTTGTTACTGGTCCTGCTGTGCAAATAAACTTCTATTACTGGGAGCTAGACCAAACCTCTGGGGAatggtctctccttctctctctctctctctctcttagacacACATACCCACGCACACACTAATCTCGCTCTGAAGCCCCACTCATTCAGTcaatctctctttcactctcccgcTTTGTTTCACTGCCTCACACTTTTCTCTCTCACCATATTTTGTCTGTCCTCCACtagttatgtctgtctgtctcactctctgtctctctcttcagcATTCCCTCTCTCCCAAACCTTATATTATCTGGCTGGTCCCTGTGCCTCCCTGAAGAACCAGTCTGGTAGTGTTTCTGTTGTGAGAGGTGTTACGCTGCATCTAAATAATCACCTGAGTGCCAACACCACACTCCCCCTTTGGAGGCTCCAACACAGTTCTCCCAAAACAAAAGGGGAACAAGAAACTAGGTTCTGTCACCCAACGCTAGCTGCCTGGTCAAACCCCTCTGACGTCACATGACGCATGTCAATCATCATCAACGCCTACGGTCTGGACTTGTCATTGACCACATTTACCACAACTACCCTTGTGAATATACATGGCTTCCAGTAAGATCATACACAATACCACACTAAGCAAACACTAACAATCAAGTAATGACAAAAGCAAACAAACAAAGTTTAAAAGTTGTAGGGGCATGCCAATATTTCCTCAAACACCTTTGTTTGAAATATTGACCCAACCAATCATATAGGTACAGCAACTGTATATGTTCCTGATAAGCTGCCAGACAAACTGGGTCAGAAAACCTGGCTTGACATAAAAAACTTGGGAGTTCTAGGGCAAGGTGCCATATCTGATAAGGTATGCAGGTGGTCCCATCTGCTTTCCAGCGAGTCAACAGAGAACACCTGCAGAGGGAAACTGTGTAGCATGCTAGTAAGTGTGGGGAAGGTATAGCCAGAAAATGATGCCACATTACAGCTGCCTGACACTTATGAGAAGCCAGGTGATACGTGGATACAAAATATGTTAGGTATGTACCCgaggcacaggaggctgctgagggtcctaataatggccggaacggagcaaatggaaggGCATCATACAcctggaaaccacgtgtttgatgtatttgataccattccacctattccgctccagtcattaccacaatcacattctccccaattaaggtgccaacaACCTCCTGTGATATAAAGAGGTACGTTTTAATGTCACTTTAGTTACGGTGTACTAGTGTTCAATTTGAAGCAACCTTGGTCAGTGATTTGTCCAAAATAACTTTTCACTTATCTAGAAGCTGTAGCTTTTTTGAATGAATAGACATTCTAAGAATTCAGAGATTCTCCTGAAATCAAACACTTTGAGAAACATTGAATCATCCTCCAATAGGCTCTATGCATTATACCGCTGCCAACGTTCTAATTTACTTCCAATCGGGTTGATGACTTCCGGAGCAAGTTCTGCTATTGTTTTTATCATTAGCTTACTAGCTGTCGTCGATGCCTTTCTGACTGAAATAGTTCGCAATGACTACGTTTAAATTACAGCCCCGCGAAGGAGGTGCTAATGAACATTGTTCAGTGACTCAGTGTTCAATTTCTTCCAAATGTAATGGTATTGTGAGCTTCCATCGTTTCCCGGTCGATGTAGAGCTCAGAAAAAGGTGGTTGGTGGCAGTACGTCGTGACAACTTTGCTGTCACCAAACACACAAAGGTGTGTAGTACACATTTCGTCGAAAGTGATTTGTTGAGGGAAAAATTGGGGGGCGACAATAGCTAAAAAGAGGTGTTGTTCCTACTGTCTTCGCGTGGAACTGGCACATTCAAAAGATTCCTGGTGTTTGGGGAAGATGACTGAAAGCTCCTGCTTCGACTGAGGGGGATGAAGAACAAGGTGCGCTGCCTGTGGACTGTGCCGTCTCTGATCCGGTCCAGAGCATGGGCCAAGCCAGTGTAAATGTACATGTGTTTATTTGCTAGCagcaaaataataatttgtttatcTACGACATGTATCAATCATTTGTGTTGTAGTGAATATCAGTTTGTGTGGAGCTTGTATTGGCTTTAATTAGGCAATGAGTTTAGGGGTGGGGGAAAGAAATCAAGTAAACACAGAATAGCCAGAATGCAAGATTGAATACAATGTTAGAGATGTGTAATTGATTAACTGAACTGTTGAACATTtgctgaaatattttttttttttaacaaatctaTTCTACTGTAGATTTCTTCACAAGAACATCAATACTTATTTTTCATAAAACCACTAAACTTGGCACCCGTGCAGGGGATCCATTCAGGTGCGAGATAGACACTTCTGCAAGTAGTGGTAAAAATAAAAGTGGTAAAAATAAAACTCTTATAGTTTTTGAAACCTGTAGATCTTTATATATCCTTTCAACTAGGATGTCCTCCTGTGCACAGATGACAAAGTCACACCATCTACAACCTGTAAGAAGGATTTGACCTTGCACCTGCCAGTAGTAAGCGTGCGATCTCTTCAACTTCAGCTCTCCATTCTGTATCTTCAGGTAAGGGCAGTCAACATAACTTGGTACATTTGGGCACTTGACCTCTAAGAGTCTAAAGTGTGGTCTTACACTGGGATCAAATATGATTCTATCTGGAGAGGATCCTAACCACGGAGCATCTGGGTGCACTACGAAGCCACACGGAAAGAAGTTAACATTCTTCAGTGTGCAGTACTCCTGTACAGCCACTGGCTCCATGGCTAGCCCCCTCTTCATCTCCATGGTCTGTATACCAGATCCCTGTACAGCCACTGGCTCCATGGCTAGCCCCCTCTTCATCTCCATGGTCTCTATACCAGATCCCTCTACAGCCACTGGCTCCATGGCTAGCCCCCTCTTCatctccatggtctgcataccagATCCCTTGAACATCCGCTCAGCTAGGTGGTCAGCTGAGGTCTCTCCCCGGACATGGCAAACCTCTCGGAAACGAGGGGATGTTATTCTCATTTTCCTGAGCTGATGCCATTCCGGGCTGCTGCTCTGCTCCCTTGTAGCAAAATTGACTTTGTATGACATCTCGTAGGTTGTCTCTAATGCCTTGAGGTGGAACTGCTCCTGATGGCTAAGGACGTAAGCACACTAGGAAACCTGTAGCCATCTAATGGAAGTATTGGTGGAGAAGGGGCATCGGCAATCTTCACGGGTCTTTGGCCGTGGAAGCTGATAGGACAGAACACTGCCGGCTTGCACTGGCCCAAAGGCGGACTCAACCAGGGGCACGTTAGCTGACTTTTCCATTGTTGTCACAAGAGGGGCAGTAAGTGGAGAAAAGTTGGCATACGTTTCTGAGACGCGGAGAAGGTTCATGTCAGGCATGTATCCATTGAGTGCTTTGTAGAGAGAACTtctgcaaaacattttaaaaccttAACATCAGGTTGGAGAGATTACTATGACAAAGACTCATGTAACTTGTCCAGAAACAGCACAAGCCCGAAAGTTCAAATAAAATGAATTAAAATATACAGATTTATAGATGATATATTTACCCCCAGTCTTTGTCCCAAACATTTGTCATTATCATGTGGATACAATCACAAGAAAATGTTTTCTAAATTGTTTTCATTCTAGGAACCTCCAACTTACCTTATTCCATCAACACACGAGTTAGTAGGTTTACGGAACTCTATCCCATCAACCGGACCTGGTTTCACACCCTAATTAACCAGGATTTACTGTTACATAGGCTGAATACTTTTCAGGTGCATTTTTTTATGGATATTGATAGACTCACAAGTGTTCTTGGCTTGTGCCAACGCTGTTCTGTGTCTGTGCAGCTGTGAACTGGTGGTGCAGCAGGAATGTTTAGTTGAGAGTAGTGTGCTGTCTGGTAAAGAAGGACCACCAGATGATTGCACAGAGCACTTCCTGCAACACAGGAGCAGTGGCTTTGGACCACTATCACTGGTACGGAGTGCTTTAACACCATCTGTGAAGATAAGTGAAGTGACTGAAGTGAGAAACAAGAATGATGCGGCCCATAAATAAAAATAGTAGTGTCTAGTCATATTAACTAGGGGCTCATTTAACTATACAGGAATAGATTGTGTCTCAGTAACACAATTACCAAACACTGCATCAACAGATCTTAACAGGTTATTTGGTAAAGTGGGCAATTCTAAATTGGGATTGGGACCCATCATTAATATCTATCTACTGATAAGATTAAACGTTGACACTCTCCAACACATTTTGACCGTGATGACAGTGTCTCACAGGAGATGTTTAACAAGGTCCCTAGTAGCTATCTATAACCTTTCCCTACTCTCATGCTGTGCGGCTTTTCACTCTTCCTCATGGACCTGTGACAGGCAGCCCTCACGGTGATCTCCCCTGTTAATGTATCTTTGTTAGATACTGTGTAGAAGGCATGAATAACAATTATTTTTAGCTAGCAAATATAGCTAGCAAGCATAACTTAAACAAGCTAACGAAAATAAACACATTCTCAGGTAGATTCTGTCAACGTTACATCATTTTACttagtaactagctagctacagttaatAGTTAAATTATCTAGCTAAtgattgtagctagctaacgttatatctgTCACTGACTTGGTACTCGCCTTCATAGTTGTCTATGTAGCTTCCTATATAGATCTTAAACCCCTTTTCATTCTTGCTAGCTGGAGTCTCGGAGGCTGATTTAACAATTCGATGTACATCATTCATATTAATTTGAGGCAAGTCCTGAAGACACCTAGTAAAAAACTGCGACATAGTGGTAGTAACGTTATATCCTCGATAACAACTAGACTGACCACAAATTGCCACACCGACAGGAAGTGTGTTTAGAAGTTCAATCATGGAATGTGCATACGGGCGATTGCGTAACACTCCAACGGTGTCGAAAGGTTCCTAGTTCCTGTTACTATAGCGTTGTGACGATGACTGTTTTTCAGAGAATTCCAGATAGTTTGATATTGCCTAGTCATAGCCTGACAGTCACCATGATGATGAGACTACGTCAGCCAAATGTTTGGAACAGCCTCACTTTTTCTCTTCCCTCTGTGTGGTGAGaaaatgtatttgcatatttgaTACGCTCCCCCTCAGGCAAGCTATCCTTGTCAGGGCAACTATTGTAATGGCAGAGTTCGCCTCTCTCTAAAGGATCCAACACTAAGAGATTAAAGAGAAAATGGACAAAACCTTTCTGCTTTTCCCTTGTGCTCTACCCTGAAGCGCTCCAACACCCTGGGATGCTACAGGGTGAGGTTTATACAAACACTaactaatctgtgtgtgtgtgtgtgtgtgttttgtgtgtgtgtgtgtgttgtgtgtgtgtgttttgtgtgtgtgtgtgtgtgtgtatgtgtgtgtgtgtgtgtgtgagctcagAGCTGGTTATTAAAACAGAAGCTCAGACAGTTTGTTTAGCTGAGCCACAGCAGTGATAATAATGTCAGAGCTGGTTAACCTGggccataacacacacacacacactttactagTCTCCAAAACAACATACACACGCAAACAGGGCATATTTTGTATCTGCAGGGCATGCACACACATCCCTAGAGCATTCACATGATCTACTGTGAGCGGATGTGTTTACCTGGAGAGTGAAACCTAATGAGGATGTGTTCCTAATGAAACAATTACTACAGCGATTCATAATGCAACAAAACGCTGAGTGGGCTAACACTTCCGGCAGCGGCAGGCAGATGTCGGACGGAAAGAGAGG includes the following:
- the LOC120048105 gene encoding cystine/glutamate transporter-like, producing the protein MTRRSVNGEGTGVNNTPQNGGHPGDTPVPKEDPDALHGKVELKKKVTLLRGISIIIGTIIGAGIFISPKGILKNSGSVGMSLVVWIACGVLSLFGALSYAELGTSIKKSGGHYTYILEAFGPQMAFIRLWADIIAIRPAGLAVISLAFGQYILEPIFMPCGVPEIAIKLATSIGITSVMYLNSMSTSWTNRIQIFLTFCKLLAIAIIIVPGLYMLFKGETKNFENAFEVSNIKLTGLPLAFYSGMYAYSGWFYLNFVTEEVENPEKTVPLAICISMAIVTSGYVLTNVAYYTVMSAEELLASQSVAVTFAEKTMGNLSVAVPIFVALSCFGTMNGCLFAFSRMFYVASREGHLPEVLSMIHVRRHTPLAAVIILYPMTVFQLFVGDIYSLLNFMSFLRWLFIGVAVLGLIYMRYTRPDMPRPFKVPLFIPAIFSFTCFFMVFLSLYSDPVNTGIGFAISLTGIPAYYIFIVFDRRPKWLQKGLDSFNRSVQILLEVIPAEH